In a single window of the Deinococcus aetherius genome:
- a CDS encoding cysteine desulfurase family protein: protein MIYLDYAATHPMTLEALTAFAQAAALPGNPASVHTAGQAARERLEEGRARVAAALGVDARTLVANGGGTEGDNHVLLGVAQAWAEAHGRPGHLVTTRTEHSAVLAPARLLAARGWEVTFLTPDAQGRYHPAQLAQALRDDTALVSIHHANNELGTVQDTAALAAVAAGRSIPYHTDAVQAPGVLPLDLPGWGVSYATLSAHKWGGPRGVGFLYVRRGTVLPPVTLGGGQEGGLRAGTQNTAGVYAAGMALTHAEAEREATFAHLTHLRARFLERVASVPDLRVNHPPDASPKVASVTVPGADGEALLMNLDLLGVCASAGSACAAGTMQPSHVLTAVGMSEGDARSTLRFSFGRATTEAEVDAAAEALGQAAGWSRA, encoded by the coding sequence ATGATCTACCTCGACTATGCCGCCACCCACCCCATGACGCTGGAGGCCCTGACCGCCTTTGCCCAGGCCGCCGCGCTGCCCGGCAATCCGGCCTCGGTCCACACGGCGGGGCAGGCCGCCCGCGAGCGGCTGGAGGAGGGCCGCGCCCGCGTCGCCGCCGCCCTGGGGGTGGACGCCCGCACCCTGGTCGCCAACGGCGGAGGAACCGAGGGGGACAACCACGTGCTCCTCGGGGTGGCCCAGGCGTGGGCGGAGGCCCACGGTCGGCCCGGCCACCTCGTTACCACCCGCACCGAGCACTCCGCCGTCCTTGCGCCCGCACGCCTGCTCGCCGCCCGGGGGTGGGAAGTGACCTTCCTGACACCGGATGCGCAGGGACGCTATCACCCCGCCCAGCTCGCGCAGGCCCTGCGGGACGACACCGCGCTCGTCTCCATCCACCACGCCAACAACGAACTCGGCACCGTGCAGGACACGGCCGCCCTGGCTGCCGTCGCCGCCGGGCGGAGCATTCCCTACCACACCGACGCGGTGCAGGCCCCCGGCGTGCTGCCCCTCGACCTTCCCGGCTGGGGGGTAAGTTACGCCACCCTCAGCGCGCACAAGTGGGGTGGGCCGCGCGGGGTGGGCTTTCTGTACGTGCGGCGTGGCACGGTTCTCCCCCCCGTCACCCTGGGCGGCGGGCAGGAGGGGGGGCTGCGCGCCGGGACCCAGAACACGGCGGGCGTGTACGCGGCGGGGATGGCCCTCACCCACGCGGAGGCCGAGCGGGAGGCCACCTTCGCACACCTCACCCACTTACGGGCGCGCTTCCTGGAGCGGGTGGCGAGCGTTCCCGACCTGCGTGTCAATCATCCACCCGACGCCAGCCCCAAGGTCGCCTCGGTGACGGTCCCCGGCGCGGACGGCGAGGCCCTGCTGATGAACCTCGATCTGCTGGGCGTCTGCGCGAGCGCCGGGAGTGCCTGCGCCGCTGGGACGATGCAGCCCAGCCACGTGTTGACCGCCGTCGGCATGAGCGAGGGAGACGCCCGCTCGACCCTGCGCTTCAGCTTCGGGCGGGCCACCACCGAGGCCGAGGTGGACGCCGCCGCCGAGGCGCTGGGGCAGGCGGCGGGGTGGAGCCGGGCCTGA
- a CDS encoding HD domain-containing protein translates to MSTGLPDPATAEHLLLEAEAMNPGAWVGHSRNVALAARLIAGRHPTLDPERAHTLGLLHDLGRRTGPNRDRHILDGHDFLMKLGYTDAARIALTHSFVIPSLDTLQGEWDGTPEEWARLGELLALARQTDEDRLLQLCDTLALADGFCTVHERVVDVALRYGVTARTPDKWRAGLALKTEFDRECGVNVYRLLPGLTERLLA, encoded by the coding sequence ATGTCCACCGGCCTCCCCGACCCCGCCACCGCTGAACACCTGCTCCTGGAGGCCGAGGCCATGAACCCCGGCGCCTGGGTCGGGCACTCCCGCAACGTGGCGCTCGCGGCGCGGCTGATCGCCGGGCGCCACCCCACCCTGGACCCGGAGCGGGCGCACACCCTGGGCCTGCTGCACGACCTGGGGCGCCGCACCGGCCCCAACCGCGACCGCCACATCCTCGACGGGCACGACTTCCTGATGAAGTTGGGGTATACGGACGCGGCGCGTATCGCCCTGACCCACTCCTTCGTCATCCCCAGCCTCGACACCCTTCAGGGCGAGTGGGACGGCACGCCCGAGGAGTGGGCCCGGCTGGGGGAACTTCTCGCCCTGGCCCGGCAGACGGATGAGGACCGCCTCCTGCAACTGTGCGACACGCTCGCCTTGGCAGATGGCTTCTGCACGGTGCACGAGCGCGTGGTGGACGTGGCCCTGCGGTACGGCGTGACTGCCCGCACGCCGGACAAGTGGCGCGCGGGGCTGGCCCTGAAGACCGAGTTCGACCGGGAGTGCGGGGTGAACGTCTACCGCCTGCTGCCGGGGTTGACCGAACGTCTGCTGGCCTGA
- a CDS encoding DEAD/DEAH box RNA helicase, giving the protein MNFDQLIAPELAARLAERGITEATPIQVESLPHALAGKDLIGRARTGTGKTLAYALPIIQNLEPSRERGRAPRALVLAPTRELAKQVAEEFAKSGGDLVTATVYGGAAYGPQEGALRRGVDVIVGTPGRLIDHLERGNIDLSKVEYVVLDEADEMLSVGFADAIETILQATPETRQTMLFSATLNDDIRRISRKYLKDPVVVDLVGEGKSQAAQSVEHLKVKVGRTRTRVLADLLTVYNPEKAIVFTRTKREADELANELIHRGIESEALHGDLAQSQRERALGAFRAGRVGVLVATDVAARGLDIPEVDLVVQYHLPQDHESYIHRSGRTGRAGRTGTAIVMYGDRDSREMRGLEYRTGVQFIERPLPTPREVQAASAKSAADLIRKVDPTVATSFQAEAERLFSELGLEALTRALAKVSGVSEPVKAASLLSGEEGLTTLILHGERLSVARAVALLARNSDVDTRRLGRVRQWRGGAVADVPSEYVEKLLAASPLEGEIGVEVAEELPELFEAPTREGRQGGNGGGRGYRDEGGYRGGRQGGGYGNRDGGQGGYQGNRGGQGRWSRERDGGSQGGERRREDFADREFVPAGR; this is encoded by the coding sequence ATGAACTTTGATCAACTGATCGCGCCCGAACTCGCGGCGCGTCTCGCCGAGCGCGGCATCACCGAAGCCACCCCTATTCAGGTCGAGAGCCTGCCCCACGCGCTGGCGGGGAAAGACCTGATCGGTCGCGCCCGCACGGGCACGGGCAAGACGCTCGCCTACGCGCTTCCCATCATCCAGAACCTCGAACCCAGCCGCGAGCGGGGCCGCGCGCCGCGTGCCCTGGTGCTCGCGCCCACCCGCGAACTCGCCAAGCAGGTCGCCGAGGAGTTCGCCAAGAGCGGCGGTGACCTCGTGACCGCGACCGTGTACGGCGGCGCCGCCTACGGCCCGCAGGAGGGCGCGCTGCGCCGGGGCGTGGACGTGATCGTGGGCACCCCCGGGCGCCTGATCGACCACTTGGAGCGCGGCAACATCGACCTGAGCAAGGTCGAGTACGTTGTGCTCGACGAGGCCGACGAGATGTTGAGCGTGGGCTTCGCGGACGCCATCGAGACGATCCTTCAGGCGACTCCCGAGACCCGGCAGACCATGCTCTTCAGCGCCACGCTGAACGACGACATCCGCCGCATCTCGCGCAAGTACCTCAAAGACCCTGTCGTGGTGGACCTGGTGGGCGAGGGCAAGAGCCAGGCCGCCCAGAGCGTCGAGCACCTCAAGGTGAAGGTGGGCCGCACCCGCACCCGCGTGCTGGCCGACCTGCTCACCGTCTACAACCCCGAGAAGGCCATCGTCTTCACCCGCACCAAGCGCGAGGCGGACGAGCTGGCGAACGAGCTGATCCACCGAGGCATCGAGTCCGAGGCGCTGCACGGCGACCTGGCGCAGAGCCAGCGTGAGCGTGCGCTGGGTGCTTTCCGCGCGGGCCGGGTGGGCGTGCTCGTCGCCACTGACGTTGCCGCGCGTGGCCTCGACATCCCGGAAGTGGACCTCGTGGTGCAGTACCACCTGCCGCAGGACCACGAGAGCTACATCCACCGCTCGGGCCGCACCGGGCGCGCGGGCCGCACCGGCACCGCCATCGTGATGTACGGCGACCGCGACAGCCGCGAGATGCGGGGCCTGGAGTACCGCACGGGCGTGCAGTTCATCGAGCGTCCGCTGCCCACCCCCAGGGAAGTGCAGGCCGCCAGCGCCAAATCCGCCGCCGACCTCATCCGCAAGGTGGACCCCACGGTCGCCACGAGCTTCCAGGCGGAGGCCGAGCGCCTCTTCAGCGAACTCGGCCTGGAGGCGCTGACCCGGGCGCTGGCCAAGGTCAGCGGCGTGAGCGAGCCCGTCAAGGCCGCCAGCCTGCTGAGCGGTGAGGAGGGCCTGACCACCCTGATCCTGCACGGCGAGCGCCTGAGCGTGGCCCGCGCGGTGGCCCTGCTCGCGCGAAACAGCGACGTGGACACCCGCCGCCTGGGCCGGGTGCGCCAGTGGCGCGGCGGCGCGGTGGCCGACGTGCCCAGCGAGTACGTCGAGAAGCTTCTGGCCGCCTCCCCCCTGGAGGGCGAGATCGGCGTGGAAGTCGCCGAGGAACTTCCCGAGCTGTTCGAGGCCCCGACCCGCGAGGGCCGTCAGGGCGGCAACGGCGGCGGACGCGGCTACCGCGACGAGGGTGGCTACCGTGGCGGACGCCAGGGCGGCGGCTACGGCAACCGTGACGGCGGCCAGGGTGGCTACCAGGGCAACCGTGGCGGTCAGGGCCGCTGGAGCCGCGAGCGCGACGGCGGCAGTCAGGGCGGCGAGCGCCGCCGCGAGGACTTCGCCGACCGCGAGTTCGTGCCCGCCGGACGCTGA
- a CDS encoding RNA polymerase sigma factor, with protein MTLVFPPADDASDEALIQAMAGGHEDALRELHRRHARLLYALGHRMLRQRDDVESCVQDAFMNAWRHAARFDPTRASVKTWLVSIAHHRFLQELRDRPDVALELEDWDAPVAAPDPTDRILASRAVQVLEPSQRELVELAYFRGHSHSELATLTGLPVGTVKSRLRAALDRMRRHLGGAAQPDPSPSSDALEGGEHP; from the coding sequence ATGACCCTAGTCTTCCCACCTGCCGACGACGCCTCCGACGAGGCCCTTATCCAGGCGATGGCGGGTGGACACGAGGACGCCCTGCGGGAACTGCACCGACGCCACGCACGGCTGCTCTACGCCCTCGGCCACCGGATGCTGCGCCAACGCGACGACGTGGAATCCTGCGTGCAAGACGCCTTTATGAACGCCTGGCGGCACGCAGCCCGCTTCGATCCCACCCGGGCGAGCGTCAAGACCTGGCTCGTGAGCATTGCGCACCACCGCTTTCTCCAGGAACTGCGTGATCGGCCCGACGTGGCGCTCGAACTCGAAGACTGGGACGCGCCCGTGGCGGCGCCCGACCCCACCGACCGCATCCTGGCAAGTCGCGCCGTGCAGGTGCTGGAGCCCTCCCAGCGGGAACTGGTCGAACTCGCGTACTTCCGGGGCCATTCTCACTCGGAACTCGCTACCCTGACCGGGCTGCCCGTGGGAACGGTCAAATCCCGCCTGCGCGCCGCCCTGGACCGAATGCGCAGGCACCTGGGAGGCGCGGCCCAACCCGACCCTTCGCCCTCATCGGACGCCCTGGAAGGAGGTGAGCATCCGTGA
- a CDS encoding RluA family pseudouridine synthase: MTDPPPLHLTATPGRLDAVLAELTGQSRSQVAGWIEGGHVQVRGDVARKASLKLRGGEALTVHLPPPPDATVSPEDVPLDVLYEDEAMIAVNKPPGMVTHPAPGVSGGTLVNALLGRMSLPEQEGALGPDGYRPGIVHRLDKDTSGVIVVAKTVQAHARLAAAFKDRDTHKTYLAIAAGTWRAEDPVRVDAPIGRHPTARQRMAVGGVSPREAQTLFTPLAAHGDGHGRTLALVRAQPRTGRTHQIRVHLAHLGSPILGDPVYGRESQAIGRHALHAHFLTLPHPVTGEALNLHAPVPDDMLNAWVALGGTVPADLETPPS, encoded by the coding sequence GTGACCGACCCGCCGCCCCTCCACCTCACCGCCACGCCAGGCCGTCTCGACGCCGTGCTCGCGGAGCTGACGGGTCAGAGCCGCTCGCAGGTCGCCGGGTGGATCGAAGGCGGGCATGTGCAGGTGCGCGGCGACGTGGCGCGCAAGGCCAGTCTCAAGTTGCGCGGGGGTGAGGCGCTGACGGTCCACCTCCCCCCTCCCCCGGACGCCACCGTGTCGCCCGAGGACGTGCCCCTCGACGTGCTGTACGAGGACGAGGCCATGATCGCCGTGAACAAGCCGCCCGGCATGGTGACCCACCCGGCGCCCGGCGTCTCAGGCGGCACCCTCGTCAATGCCCTGCTGGGCCGCATGAGCCTCCCCGAGCAGGAGGGCGCCCTGGGACCGGACGGCTACCGCCCCGGCATCGTCCACCGCCTCGACAAAGACACCAGCGGCGTGATCGTGGTCGCCAAGACCGTGCAGGCGCACGCGCGGCTGGCCGCCGCCTTCAAGGACCGCGACACCCACAAGACATACCTCGCCATCGCGGCGGGGACGTGGCGGGCCGAGGACCCCGTGCGGGTGGACGCGCCGATTGGCCGCCATCCCACCGCACGGCAGCGCATGGCGGTCGGCGGCGTGAGCCCCCGCGAGGCGCAGACCCTCTTCACCCCACTCGCCGCCCACGGGGACGGGCATGGGCGCACCCTCGCCCTCGTTCGGGCCCAGCCGCGCACGGGCCGTACCCACCAGATTCGCGTCCACCTCGCGCACCTGGGCAGTCCCATTCTGGGCGATCCGGTGTACGGGCGGGAAAGTCAGGCTATAGGGCGACACGCGCTGCACGCGCACTTCCTGACCCTTCCCCACCCTGTCACGGGCGAGGCGCTGAATCTGCATGCGCCTGTGCCCGACGACATGCTGAACGCCTGGGTGGCACTGGGGGGGACGGTTCCGGCGGACTTGGAGACGCCGCCCTCGTGA
- a CDS encoding anti-sigma factor, whose protein sequence is MTSPDRDQLTAYALGILPPEEEARVRAALDADPALRAQVDADQEALVALAEALPQEPVPGGAEERLMARLVRERPEPAAPVVSAAPPVTRRRPNRTWLPLAALGLAAALALVLVLRPEGDPLRRYASTPGATTQPLEANGNRLGQLVRLPDGRAYVYLAQPAEAGRIYQMWQIQGGVPVSLGLFEGQGFLLTGLATGATVAVSVEPPGGSPQPTTTPILVQTL, encoded by the coding sequence GTGACGAGCCCCGACCGTGACCAACTCACCGCCTACGCCCTGGGAATCCTGCCCCCGGAGGAAGAGGCCCGCGTCCGCGCCGCGCTGGACGCTGACCCCGCCCTGCGCGCCCAGGTGGACGCCGACCAGGAAGCGCTCGTCGCCCTGGCCGAGGCGCTGCCGCAGGAGCCCGTGCCCGGCGGCGCCGAGGAGCGGCTGATGGCCCGCCTCGTCCGGGAACGGCCGGAACCCGCTGCCCCGGTCGTCTCCGCAGCGCCCCCCGTCACCCGGCGCAGGCCGAACCGAACCTGGCTGCCCCTGGCCGCCCTGGGGCTCGCGGCGGCGCTCGCCCTCGTGCTCGTTCTGCGGCCCGAGGGCGATCCGCTGCGCCGCTACGCGAGCACGCCGGGCGCGACGACCCAGCCCCTGGAGGCGAACGGCAACCGTCTCGGGCAACTCGTGCGCCTGCCGGACGGCCGCGCGTACGTGTACCTGGCGCAACCCGCCGAGGCGGGGCGGATATACCAGATGTGGCAGATTCAGGGCGGCGTCCCCGTCTCCCTCGGCCTGTTCGAGGGTCAGGGCTTCCTGTTGACGGGCCTGGCCACCGGCGCGACGGTCGCCGTCAGCGTCGAGCCCCCCGGCGGCAGCCCGCAACCCACCACGACGCCAATTCTGGTCCAGACGCTTTGA
- a CDS encoding Sec-independent protein translocase subunit TatA/TatB, translated as MPNIGAPELLIILVVALIVFGPRKLPELGKSIGQGLREFRKSTGAVTDELRRGLDTTPDVPAPAPTLPAASAEVRNPVTVDAAVPVSGPTPRS; from the coding sequence ATGCCCAATATCGGTGCGCCTGAACTGCTGATCATCCTCGTGGTGGCCCTGATCGTCTTCGGACCGCGCAAGCTGCCGGAACTCGGCAAGAGTATCGGTCAGGGCCTGCGCGAGTTCCGCAAGTCCACGGGCGCGGTGACCGACGAGTTGCGCCGGGGTCTGGACACCACGCCGGATGTGCCCGCTCCCGCTCCCACCCTGCCTGCCGCGAGCGCCGAGGTCAGGAACCCCGTCACGGTGGACGCCGCCGTTCCCGTGTCCGGGCCCACGCCCCGGTCCTGA